In Microbacterium sp. ABRD28, the genomic stretch CGCCCTTCCCGCACGCCCACGTCGTGTCTTCCACCGTTCACAAGACCATCGGCGGTCCGCGCTCGGGCATCATCCTCACCGACGATCCCGACCTGGCCAAGAAGATCAACACCGCCGTCTTCCCGGGTCAGCAGGGCGGGCCTCTCATGCACGTCATCGCCGCGAAGGCGACCGCGTTCAAACTGGCGGCGACGCCGGAGTTCCGAGAGCGTCAGGAGCGGACGCTCCGCGGCGCGAAGATCCTGGCCGACCGGCTCATGCAGCCCGATGTCGCCGCCGCCGGCGTGGCGGTGCGCTCGGGGGGCACCGACGTGCACCTCGTGCTCGTCGACCTGCGCGATGCCGCGATCGACGGCAAGCAGGCCGAGGACCTTCTCCACGACATCCGGATCACCGTCAACCGCAATGCCGTGCCGAACGACCCGCGTCCGCCGATGGTGACCTCGGGCCTGCGGATCGGCACCCCCGCGCTCGCCACGCGCGGGTTCGGTGACGCCGAGTTCACCGAGGTGGCCGACATCATCGCCCTCGCGCTCCAGCCGGGTGCCGACGTCGAGGCGCTCCGCGCGCGGGTCGCCGCCCTCGCCGATGCGTTCCCGCTGTACCCCGGCCTCACGCAGTAACCCGCGGCCCGCTCCGCGGAATCCCACTCACCGGGCACCCGCCCCCCGGCGCCCCGCGCCTTCCCGCGAGAATGCATCTGGACGCCGAGGATGCGGGCGCACCCCGCACTCTCGGCGCGCAGATGCACTCTCGCCGCAGGGACGCAGAAGGAGAGACGACATGACGGCTCAGAAGCTCGACGGCAAGGCCGCCGCCGCGGCGATCCGCGCGGAGTTGACCGAACGGGTCGCCGCGCTCACAGCACGGGGCGTCACCCCGGGCATCGCGACGGTGCTCGTCGGCGCCGACCCCGCCTCGCAGCTGTACGTGGGCATGAAGCACAAGCAGTCGGTGGGCATCGGGATGAACTCGATCCAGCGTGAGCTGCCGGCGGATGCCACGCAGGAGGATGTCGAGGCCCTCATCGACGAGTTGAACGCCGATCCGGAATGCCACGGCTACATCGTTCAGCTGCCGCTGCCGAAGCACCTCGACACCGACCGGATCCTCGAGCGGATCGACCCGGCGAAAGATGCCGACGGGCTCCACCCGACCAACCTCGGCCGTCTGGTTCTCAACGTCAACGCGCCGATCACGACGCCCCTGCCCTGCACTCCGCGGGGTGTGATCGAGCTCCTGCTGCGAAACGGCTACGACCTGAAGGGCAAGCACGTCGTCGTCGTCGGCCGCGGCGTGACGATCGGGCGGTCGATCGGCTTGCTCCTGACCCGCCGCGAGATCAACGCCACGGTCACCCTCACCCACACCGGCACCCCCGACATCCCGTCCTTCCTCCGCCAGGCCGACGTCATCGTCGCCGCCGCGGGGGTCAAGCACCTCGTGCGAGCGGAGGACGTCAAGCCCGGCGCCGCCGTGCTCGACGTCGGGGTGACCCGCGAGGACGACCCCGAGACCGGCGCTCAGCGCGTGTACGGCGACGTGCATCCCGATGTCGCGGAGGTCGCCGGCTGGCTGTCGCCGAACCCCGGCGGAGTCGGCCCGATGACCGTCGCGCTCCTCATGACGAACGTCGTGGAGGCCGCCGAGCGCTCGCTGGAGGCCTGAGCCGCGGCATCCGCCCCTCCTCATCGTCCCCGGCCTGTGGAGCCGGATTAGCGTAGGGGGATGGACGACACCGCGCGCCGCGCGATCGACCGGGCGCTCATGCCCCTCGTCGTGTCGACGGGGGCCTGGGGAGTGGTCGACGCGCACTGGCTCCCCGGTCCGGATGGCACGCCGGTGGTGTGGCTGCGGACGCGCACCGAGATCGAGCGCGTTGCGCTGGAGGCCCAACCGTGGGTGGAGGCGCAGGTCCGGGTGATCCTCACGAGGCTGAGCGTGGACTATCCGCTCGTCGCCCGCACGCGCTTCGAGATCACGTCGCTCGAGCGGCAGGGGAACCTCTTCGGCGACGGGCTCCCGGCGTGACCCCCGATCTGCCCCGCTGCCCGACCTGCGGCGACCGGTTGCGGTACGAGATCCTCGACGACGAGCGCTTCCTCGTGGCGTGGTCCTGTGTGAACTGCGGCGTCATCCGGACCACTGAGCCGGTCTGACGCGCGGCCGGCGTGGCTCGCACCAGGGCTGATCAGGTCGTGAAGCGCGAGAGGAACCGTCGCGTCCGCTCCTCGCGGGGCGCGACGAGGACCTCATCCGGCGGCCCCTCCTCGACCACCCGTCCCTCGTCGAGGAACAGCACGCGGTGAGCGACATCGCGGGCGAACGCCATCTCGTGGGTCGCCATGAGGATGGTCGCCCCCTCCTCGGCGAGGGACTGCACCAGCTCGAGCACCTCTCCGACGAGCTCGGGGTCGAGCGCCGAGGTGATCTCGTCGAGGAAGAGCACCTCGGGGTCGGTCACGACGGCGCGCACGATCGCCGCGCGCTGCTGCTGACCGCCCGACAGCCGGTCGGGATGCTCGCGCGCCTTGTCGGCCAACCCGATGCGCTCGAGGAGAGCCATCGCCTTCGCTTCGGCGTCGCGCCGCGGCATCCGGTGCACTTTCCGCGCGGCGAGGGTGACGTTGTCGATGACCGACAGGTGGGGGAAGAGGTTGTAATGCTGGAAGACCGCGCCGAACCGCGCGCGCACCCGGTTGCCGTCGACGCGGGGGTCGGAGATGTCATCGCCACCCAGCCGGATGACGCCGTCGTCGATCGTCTCGAGAAGATTCAGGCAGCGCAGCAGCGTCGACTTGCCCGACCCGCTTGCCCCGATGACGGCGACCACCTCGTGCGCCGAGAGGTCGAGCCCCACGCCGCGCAGCACCGAGCGGTCTCCGAACGACTTCCAGATGCCGTCTGCCTGCAGGAGCGCCGTCACAGGATCGATCCCATCTGCTCGCGTCGCTGCAGCCGTGCCGTCCACCAGTCCGCGAGGCGGATGGTGGGGATCGCCAGCAGCACGAACAGCACCGCCGCGACGATGTACGGGGTGAAGTTGTACGCCAGCGATGTCTCGATCTGCGCGGCCCGAACCGCATCGACGGCGCCGATGACCGAGACGAGCCCCACGTCCTTCTGCATCGCGACGAAGTCGTTCATGAGCGGGGGCGTCATCTTGCGGAGCGCCTGCGGCATCACCACGAGGCGAAGCGACTGGGCATAGCCGAGGCCCATCGCCCGTGCGGCCAGGCGCTGCGAGGGGTGCACGGCCTCGATGCCGGCGCGGATCACCTCGCTCACGTACGCCGAATAGGTGATCGTGATCGCCGCGGTACCCAGGATGACCGGGGGGATGCGCTCGTTCACGAGCCCCGGGATCCCGAACCCCACGAGGTAGAGCACGATGATCAGCGGGATGCCCCGGAAGACGTCGGTGTAGCCGGCCGCGAGCGCCCGGAGCGGGAAGAACACCGCGCCGCGCAGGGTGCGAAGCAGCGCGATGACGGTCGCGCCGATCGCGACGGTGATCACCGAGAGTCCCAGCACCTGCAGGTTGAGCAGGAACCCCTCCCACACGCGCGGGAGAGAGGCGATGGCGGTCTCGGGGTCGAAGAACGATCGCTGGACCGACTCCCACCCGGGGGTGTTGACCACGGTGAGCCAGACCGCCACCGCGAAGACGACGGTGGAGATGACGGCGATCAGCACCGACCGGGTCGACTGGCGCGCGCGGTAGGCGCGACGCTCCAGCTCGAGCGCGCTCGGCTGATGGATGTCGGCGCTCACCCTTCGACGCTAGCCGACCGCTCCGGGCCGGGCTTCACTCCAGCAGCGTGACGCCGGCACCTTCGCCCAGCCACTCCTGGGTGATGGCCTCGAGCGTTCCGTTCTCGCGCAGCGCGTCGACGGCGGCGGTGACGCGCTCGGTCAGCGGCGAGTCCTTGGCCAGCACCAGGCCCCACTCGTCGGGGATGCCGGCGGTGGGGAGCTCGCCCACGATGAACGAGTTGTCGATGTAGACGCCGGTGGCGTAGTACGCCGTCGGCGTGTCGAGCACGAGCCCGTCGATCTGGCCGGCCTCGAGGGCGGCCTTGGCGTCTTCGTTGGTGTTGTAGAGCTGCGCGGGGGTGTCGGGCTGGACGACCTCTTCGATCGTCTGCGCACTGGTCGACCCGACCATGGCGCCCAGCAGCAGACCCTTGGTGTCGGCGAGCGAGGTGACGCCCTCGGCGGCCTCGTTGCCTTCGATCGCGACGATCGCCTGGCTCGCGGCGTAGTACGGCGAGGAGAAGTC encodes the following:
- a CDS encoding bifunctional methylenetetrahydrofolate dehydrogenase/methenyltetrahydrofolate cyclohydrolase, giving the protein MTAQKLDGKAAAAAIRAELTERVAALTARGVTPGIATVLVGADPASQLYVGMKHKQSVGIGMNSIQRELPADATQEDVEALIDELNADPECHGYIVQLPLPKHLDTDRILERIDPAKDADGLHPTNLGRLVLNVNAPITTPLPCTPRGVIELLLRNGYDLKGKHVVVVGRGVTIGRSIGLLLTRREINATVTLTHTGTPDIPSFLRQADVIVAAAGVKHLVRAEDVKPGAAVLDVGVTREDDPETGAQRVYGDVHPDVAEVAGWLSPNPGGVGPMTVALLMTNVVEAAERSLEA
- a CDS encoding amino acid ABC transporter ATP-binding protein translates to MTALLQADGIWKSFGDRSVLRGVGLDLSAHEVVAVIGASGSGKSTLLRCLNLLETIDDGVIRLGGDDISDPRVDGNRVRARFGAVFQHYNLFPHLSVIDNVTLAARKVHRMPRRDAEAKAMALLERIGLADKAREHPDRLSGGQQQRAAIVRAVVTDPEVLFLDEITSALDPELVGEVLELVQSLAEEGATILMATHEMAFARDVAHRVLFLDEGRVVEEGPPDEVLVAPREERTRRFLSRFTT
- a CDS encoding amino acid ABC transporter permease, which encodes MSADIHQPSALELERRAYRARQSTRSVLIAVISTVVFAVAVWLTVVNTPGWESVQRSFFDPETAIASLPRVWEGFLLNLQVLGLSVITVAIGATVIALLRTLRGAVFFPLRALAAGYTDVFRGIPLIIVLYLVGFGIPGLVNERIPPVILGTAAITITYSAYVSEVIRAGIEAVHPSQRLAARAMGLGYAQSLRLVVMPQALRKMTPPLMNDFVAMQKDVGLVSVIGAVDAVRAAQIETSLAYNFTPYIVAAVLFVLLAIPTIRLADWWTARLQRREQMGSIL